The DNA window ttttttaattattttattattttaatatttataattttttatattttattttctcattttgttGTTAGGTTTAAACGATTcttgtaaaatttaatatatatatagactatttacgattttttttatttataattctatttaaaaaaaattatcactattaaaataataatatttgttttttcatttaatgtaagattttatttatttttggataattattgattataatatgattacctgattttttactttatttggtataaaattactatttaaaccataatcttttatttttattttttaaacatatgtaaattgaatataaaataaatttattataaaatttgttttgtatATTTAACATAGGTAGCCAAACAAACAAGACATTACAAGTAGGCAGTGATAGAATGAGCGGTTAACACAGAGGGGTAATATGGACATTTGTATCATCAGTACACCATCATTGTTGATCCTTCTATTGAATACACTTCATTGATAGTTGAtaccctctctctctcttactCTCTtaccctctctctctctctctctctctctctctctctctctctgcaaTTTCTGGAGTTGGGTAATTGTTTGAATTCTGATCGaaggttgaagaagaagaagaagaagatagcAGTTGCTGTGTTTGTTTTGATCCGATTTGATTAAGGTTCTTCTTTTCTACTTTGTTTTATTTCAGTAACCTATAACAGTTTAAACTCTTCGCATCGATTAATCTGATAATCATTTCTCGCTTCATTTCCTCTGCAACATATATTGCTTGATCCTTTCTTTCTGGTCATGTTTTCGACTTTTTACTGGGTTTTAGTGAAGAATTCTGGTTTATGTAGTTACCTggattgtttttcaaaattcaaagacCAATACTGATGTGGGTTTTGAAATCTGATGTTTTCCTGAACTCGATTTTGCGGATTTGTTTAGATTATGAATCTATGATGTGAGAATGTGAGAAAATGACAGTTTTttgatattaagatttttttaactgTTCTCAATTTGATAACCGATCAAATCTCTATGGTTTTATCTtctattataatgtttatttattttcagttgAATATAGGGTTTGTGTCTTTTCTTCATCAAATGATGATATTtctgacttttttttatttcaatttccTGGATTTTTTAGCAAATGGATCCTGCAGATGGGATTTCAATCGAAGATGAGAAAGGTGTTATATCTGAAACTGTGGAAGAAGGATTAGTTGTTACGGATTCAAAGCAGGAAGATCATCATATTGACAATGCTGAGAATGTTCCATTTCTTAATGGAACCGTTGAAAACTTAGCGAAGCCTGATGAATGCATTAGTCCAACCATTGGTGTTAACCATTCATCGGCTGATACTGTTGAGACTAAAACCTCGAATCAGTCTAAAGTTTTAAAAGGAGGCAGTCAAAAAGATGTTAATAAAACTGCCAAAGCTAAGCCAACCGCAAAAGGAGGGTCTGCTTCTCTTGCTCCTTCTGCTAAGTCAAGTTTGAGTCAAAGTTTATCTTTTCCAGCAAAGAAGATTGGTGTTGATGTTTCGAAAAAGAGTGTTGATGGACACCCACTTAAAAATGATCATTCGAAAACTCCTAAAGCTGTTTCTGATAAAGCCAAGGCTGGTTGGTCTCAAACTAAGTCAGTTAGTTCTTTGTCCACATCGAGTACAAGTAATAAGCGATTTCCTGCTGGAAAAAATGCTGAAGCAGGGAATTCGAGTGCTAGTCGTCGTAATACTATAGCAACTATACCAAGCACGAAAAAGTCTTTGgtattctttcttttcttttgctaatccttagttatttaaaattcaatgtTCGTTTTATGATTATTATCCTTGATTATGTTACTGTTTTTGATTTTACAGTCTGTGAAACCGGGGCCAATTAATAAAACTGTGAAGGCTGGTCCATCTGGACAAACATCAATGTGAGTCAAATATTAGACATGCTGTTTCTAGTTCTTGAATGGGACTTTTACAAAAGTTCATATGGAATTTTACAGAAACTCTGATAAAGATGTAAAACCAATCACGGTAGAGGATGAGGATGCCCGCTCCACTACTTCATCGTATGATTTCGTAAAGAAAAGGAAGCTTATATTAGATTTTAGATAGGAACTGTTGCTGGTGGTTTTATTATTGATTCATATTGTTTTCAGAACCACTACTCATGGGAACAGAAGGAACAGCACCTCTGGATTTTCCTCTAGATTAGAAGAACGTGCTGAGAAGAGAAAGGAGGTTTGCtagtgaatattttaaatttatttacaatgaTTAGTTTTTGAGATCTGTATGTAACTTCTAAAGATACaaaaaaatgattcaaaataCCGCTTCTTCTctattttgttgattttttattattatatatt is part of the Impatiens glandulifera chromosome 1, dImpGla2.1, whole genome shotgun sequence genome and encodes:
- the LOC124919260 gene encoding protein WVD2-like 4; this encodes MDPADGISIEDEKGVISETVEEGLVVTDSKQEDHHIDNAENVPFLNGTVENLAKPDECISPTIGVNHSSADTVETKTSNQSKVLKGGSQKDVNKTAKAKPTAKGGSASLAPSAKSSLSQSLSFPAKKIGVDVSKKSVDGHPLKNDHSKTPKAVSDKAKAGWSQTKSVSSLSTSSTSNKRFPAGKNAEAGNSSASRRNTIATIPSTKKSLSVKPGPINKTVKAGPSGQTSINSDKDVKPITVEDEDARSTTSSTTTHGNRRNSTSGFSSRLEERAEKRKEFFTKLEEKIQAKEVEKSDMQAKSKETQEEEIKLLRKSLTFKAAPMPSFYKEPPQKVELKKIPITRPISPKLGRNKNPANNNGAIIEEEQEGKEENNNSSNNKLTSGIKKLLVKAQSKLTRPNKTGSSSSSSATPKMGKKKSIGKPTEEKAKAEPAIIGGGGEEMKETDQNHTAVGADDDSPNVTLADSHDLVQVAVEG